A single region of the Granulicella aggregans genome encodes:
- a CDS encoding anti-sigma factor has product MSCKKYQDELEESLFGGAASAELTKHMTECAECAEEAKSLQATMALLDTWKAPEPSAYFDQKMAVRMREEQAKAPAGFFERIREYVLLSTGRQFRPALTGGLALALLLGGGGYAGVTVLKGEHEKVQASAAVNDLQILDRNEQAIQQMDQLLDDDGSGPDGSDQPAS; this is encoded by the coding sequence ATGAGCTGCAAAAAATATCAAGACGAGTTGGAAGAGAGTTTGTTTGGTGGAGCGGCGTCGGCAGAGCTGACGAAGCACATGACGGAGTGCGCGGAGTGCGCCGAAGAGGCGAAGAGTCTGCAGGCGACGATGGCTTTGCTGGATACATGGAAGGCTCCTGAGCCGTCGGCGTACTTCGACCAGAAGATGGCGGTGCGGATGCGTGAAGAGCAGGCCAAGGCCCCGGCAGGATTCTTCGAGCGGATTAGGGAGTATGTGCTGCTGAGCACGGGCAGGCAGTTTCGCCCGGCGCTTACGGGTGGACTTGCGCTGGCGCTGTTGCTGGGCGGCGGCGGGTATGCCGGGGTGACGGTTTTGAAGGGCGAACACGAGAAGGTGCAGGCTTCAGCCGCGGTAAACGATCTTCAGATCCTGGACCGGAACGAGCAGGCGATCCAGCAGATGGACCAGTTACTGGACGATGACGGTTCGGGGCCCGATGGCTCCGACCAGCCGGCAAGCTGA
- the alaC gene encoding alanine transaminase has protein sequence MEEFRRLTRLPAYVFNITSELKAAARKRGEDIIDFGMGNPDGATPKHIVDKLIEAAQKTATHRYSLSRGIPRLRKAICNWYKHRYDVDLNPETEAIVTIGSKEGIAHLCLAMLDDEDTVAVPNPSYPIHIFGPVIAGSKVQSIALDGTDEEALWQRLEYELPRMEPRPKLLILNFPANPTTQCVELSFFEKLVPLCKELGIYIVHDLAYADIVFDGYRAPSVLEVPGAKEIAAEFFTLSKSYNMPGWRVGFMVGCPKLVGALGRIKSYFDYGTFTPIQVASIAALEGPQECVADIVDTYKCRRDVLVPGLNKLGWAVDLPKATMFAWAKIPEQYRALGSVEFSKKLLLEAKVAVSPGVGFGEHGDGHVRFSLIENEERTRQALRGIKAMFKAG, from the coding sequence ATGGAAGAGTTTAGAAGGCTGACGCGGCTGCCCGCGTATGTATTCAACATTACGAGCGAGCTGAAGGCTGCGGCGCGCAAGCGGGGCGAGGACATCATCGACTTCGGGATGGGCAATCCCGATGGAGCGACGCCGAAGCACATCGTCGACAAGCTGATTGAAGCGGCGCAGAAGACGGCGACGCACCGCTACTCTTTGTCGCGCGGGATACCGCGGCTGCGCAAGGCAATTTGTAACTGGTACAAGCACAGATACGATGTCGATCTGAATCCGGAGACCGAAGCGATCGTTACGATCGGGTCGAAGGAGGGGATCGCCCATCTTTGCCTGGCGATGCTGGACGATGAGGACACCGTTGCGGTGCCGAATCCGAGCTATCCGATCCACATCTTTGGGCCTGTGATCGCGGGATCGAAGGTGCAGAGCATCGCGCTCGATGGCACGGATGAAGAGGCGCTTTGGCAGAGGCTGGAGTATGAACTGCCGCGGATGGAGCCGCGTCCCAAGCTGCTGATCCTGAACTTTCCGGCGAACCCGACTACGCAGTGTGTGGAGCTGAGCTTCTTTGAGAAGCTGGTGCCGCTGTGTAAGGAGCTTGGCATCTACATCGTGCATGATCTCGCGTACGCGGACATCGTCTTCGATGGATATCGCGCGCCCAGCGTGCTCGAGGTGCCGGGAGCGAAGGAGATTGCGGCGGAGTTCTTCACGCTCTCGAAGAGCTACAACATGCCGGGATGGCGGGTCGGCTTCATGGTCGGCTGCCCGAAGCTCGTGGGAGCGCTTGGGCGGATCAAGAGCTACTTCGACTATGGAACGTTTACGCCGATCCAGGTGGCTTCGATCGCAGCGCTCGAAGGGCCGCAGGAGTGCGTCGCCGACATCGTCGACACGTATAAGTGCCGGCGGGATGTGCTCGTTCCGGGGCTGAACAAGCTGGGATGGGCGGTGGATCTGCCGAAGGCGACGATGTTCGCCTGGGCGAAGATCCCTGAGCAGTACCGGGCCTTGGGGTCAGTGGAGTTTTCGAAGAAGCTGCTGCTTGAGGCGAAGGTCGCGGTGAGTCCGGGCGTGGGTTTTGGCGAGCACGGCGACGGGCATGTGCGGTTCTCGTTGATTGAAAACGAGGAGCGGACGCGGCAGGCGCTGCGTGGCATCAAGGCAATGTTCAAGGCGGGCTAG
- a CDS encoding TlpA disulfide reductase family protein: MKLAVRRVRLPEDAGVKKSAFFVAMMVFGISLMIWAGVYSLRARKLAAQQAQANHVVLTPDGAAAPGAGTGSAAGETTAQEIPLKGKPAPAFTLVNLEGKKVSLADYKGRPVVVNFWATWCAPCKLEMPWFEEFRQKYQAQGFEILGIAEDDAGKDEIAKTAKKVAVTYPILLTDGKVAPAYGGVDMLPTSFYIDRKGLVTTETIGLASKDEVEANIKKLLGPGDAATASLGAAPAVGAGR, encoded by the coding sequence TTGAAGTTGGCGGTGCGCCGGGTGCGCCTGCCGGAGGATGCTGGCGTGAAGAAGAGTGCGTTTTTTGTAGCGATGATGGTCTTCGGTATCAGCCTGATGATCTGGGCCGGTGTGTACAGCCTGCGGGCGCGGAAGCTGGCGGCGCAGCAGGCGCAGGCGAACCACGTCGTGTTGACTCCCGATGGCGCGGCTGCTCCGGGTGCTGGTACGGGTTCTGCAGCAGGGGAGACGACGGCCCAGGAGATTCCGCTAAAGGGCAAGCCGGCACCGGCGTTCACGCTGGTGAATCTTGAGGGCAAGAAGGTCTCTCTGGCCGACTACAAAGGGCGACCGGTGGTGGTGAACTTCTGGGCTACGTGGTGCGCTCCGTGCAAGCTGGAGATGCCGTGGTTCGAGGAGTTCCGCCAGAAGTACCAGGCGCAGGGGTTTGAGATTCTTGGCATCGCTGAAGATGACGCGGGCAAGGATGAGATCGCGAAGACGGCGAAGAAGGTTGCGGTGACGTATCCGATCCTGCTGACGGATGGCAAGGTGGCTCCCGCTTACGGCGGCGTAGATATGCTGCCAACTTCGTTCTACATCGATCGCAAGGGACTTGTGACGACGGAGACGATCGGACTCGCTTCGAAGGACGAGGTGGAGGCGAATATCAAGAAGCTGCTCGGGCCCGGTGATGCTGCGACGGCCTCGCTTGGCGCTGCGCCGGCTGTGGGTGCGGGGCGATGA
- a CDS encoding DUF3106 domain-containing protein codes for MAASISTRAGVSAILAALLLAAAGFSSTAGGQAPIVRQPPSASPAQPMNSAPKPAVSPTKEHLPEWMERHRDLTPQQQQQALQNEPGFRQLAPATQQRMLNRLAQLNAMAPQQRRQVLERAEEMEHLDPDQRQQVRGAMAELGRLPAERRRVVARAFRDLRMMPLNQRQAYLSSEYLHRELSPQERITLGNLMAVEPLLPKANGLMAPPPQ; via the coding sequence ATGGCGGCTTCAATCTCAACTCGCGCAGGTGTGTCCGCGATCCTGGCGGCGTTGTTGCTGGCCGCTGCCGGCTTCTCCTCTACGGCTGGCGGGCAGGCTCCCATTGTGAGGCAGCCACCTTCCGCATCGCCTGCGCAGCCGATGAACTCTGCGCCGAAGCCAGCTGTAAGCCCGACGAAAGAGCATCTTCCGGAGTGGATGGAGCGGCATCGAGATCTTACCCCGCAGCAACAGCAGCAGGCTTTGCAGAACGAGCCAGGGTTCCGGCAGCTCGCCCCGGCGACCCAACAGAGGATGCTGAATCGGCTGGCGCAGTTGAACGCGATGGCTCCGCAGCAAAGGCGGCAAGTGCTGGAGCGGGCGGAGGAGATGGAGCACCTGGACCCGGACCAGCGGCAACAGGTGCGTGGGGCGATGGCGGAGCTTGGACGGCTGCCAGCAGAACGGCGTAGGGTGGTGGCGCGGGCTTTTCGCGATCTGCGGATGATGCCTCTGAATCAGCGGCAGGCTTATCTGAGCTCGGAGTACCTGCATCGGGAGCTGTCACCCCAGGAACGGATTACGCTGGGGAATCTGATGGCGGTTGAGCCGCTGCTTCCCAAGGCGAATGGTCTTATGGCGCCGCCGCCGCAGTAA
- a CDS encoding protein-disulfide reductase DsbD N-terminal domain-containing protein — MKLFAVCAVLAALAVPMVRAQDVGFENPSKPKTYIVYAAEPQTIAAGKKAVVELHFKVQDGFHVNSHTPKSELLIPTNLKLDAADGVKAAALEYPAGTAYSFSFEPNEKLDVYQGAFTVKLPVVATAGEHRLNGTLRYQACDHAACYPPKTLPVEVLFTAK, encoded by the coding sequence ATGAAGTTGTTTGCGGTATGCGCTGTCCTCGCGGCTTTGGCTGTTCCGATGGTGCGAGCGCAGGATGTGGGCTTTGAGAATCCGTCGAAGCCAAAGACTTACATTGTCTATGCAGCCGAGCCGCAGACGATTGCGGCGGGGAAGAAGGCGGTGGTGGAGCTGCACTTCAAGGTGCAGGATGGCTTTCATGTGAACAGCCACACGCCGAAGTCGGAGCTGCTGATTCCGACAAACCTGAAGCTCGATGCGGCTGATGGAGTGAAGGCGGCGGCGCTCGAGTATCCCGCGGGTACTGCTTACAGCTTCAGCTTCGAGCCGAACGAAAAGCTCGATGTGTATCAGGGAGCGTTCACCGTGAAGCTGCCGGTGGTCGCGACTGCTGGGGAGCATCGGTTGAACGGGACGCTTCGTTACCAGGCTTGCGATCATGCGGCGTGTTATCCGCCGAAGACGTTGCCGGTTGAGGTGCTGTTCACGGCGAAGTAG
- a CDS encoding RNA polymerase sigma factor: MALSSPKPDSATRQPREAQPDRFGRGEESSDADEILDEAATEEQDSDALTQQDEDFGVTQGEGDDDMATLAVSSDLVGEQSLPVLEFLRSDRGYEGMEDSEVMLRLRAGEMGAFDYLLARYRRPIIHFMYRMVHNESVAEELAQEVFLRVYRSRESYRAEAKFSTWLYRIATNLGVNHARDTRHERAASTVYLDETDEETGTSVDVADSTPGVEEKILRRERMAAIKQHVMALPERQQMAVLMHKYEGMDYKQIGEVLKLSESATKSLLFRAYQTLREKLKDFV; the protein is encoded by the coding sequence ATGGCCTTGTCCTCTCCCAAACCCGATTCGGCGACGCGGCAACCGCGTGAAGCCCAGCCAGATAGGTTCGGAAGAGGCGAGGAGTCGAGCGACGCGGATGAGATTCTGGACGAAGCGGCGACAGAAGAACAAGATTCCGATGCCCTGACGCAACAGGATGAGGATTTTGGGGTTACACAGGGTGAGGGCGATGACGACATGGCTACCCTGGCTGTCAGTTCGGATCTGGTTGGTGAACAGTCACTGCCTGTTCTTGAGTTCCTTCGCAGCGATCGTGGCTACGAAGGCATGGAAGACTCCGAGGTGATGTTGCGGCTTCGCGCGGGCGAGATGGGCGCTTTTGACTACCTCCTGGCACGGTATCGCAGGCCGATCATCCACTTCATGTACCGGATGGTGCATAACGAGTCGGTCGCCGAGGAGCTGGCGCAGGAGGTCTTCCTGCGGGTCTATCGCTCGCGGGAGAGCTACCGGGCGGAGGCGAAGTTCAGCACCTGGCTCTACCGGATTGCGACGAACCTGGGTGTGAATCATGCCCGGGACACACGCCACGAGCGGGCTGCTTCGACCGTCTATCTGGATGAGACCGACGAGGAGACGGGAACGTCGGTAGATGTGGCGGACTCGACGCCGGGAGTTGAAGAGAAGATTCTCCGCCGGGAGCGGATGGCGGCGATCAAGCAGCATGTGATGGCGCTGCCGGAGCGGCAGCAGATGGCGGTGCTGATGCACAAGTATGAGGGCATGGACTACAAGCAGATTGGCGAGGTGCTGAAGTTGAGCGAGTCGGCGACGAAGTCGTTGCTGTTCCGGGCCTACCAGACGCTGCGTGAGAAGTTGAAAGATTTTGTCTAA
- a CDS encoding KpsF/GutQ family sugar-phosphate isomerase, which translates to MSSSPSDLVRLEARALLQLADRLDGSMSIPFARAVDLLAACCDSKHRVILLGVGKSGLIARKIAATLTSTGTRAHFLHPAEALHGDLGIITPGDLAIALSASGETEELTRLIPVLKRLEVPLISFTGALASTLATASSIVLDTSITEEACTLNLAPTASTTVMLALGDALAIEVSRRRNFQPEDFANLHPGGHLGRRLAPVRDLMHSGEALPHVGASTPMTQVIYEMSRKKLGMTTVLSEPESGPGKLLGIVSDGDLRRLLEREGPHALEHTAAEIMNPNPITVAQTTLAPAALALMEQKKITSLIVTDAGTQEVLGVVHLHDIWALEIP; encoded by the coding sequence ATGTCTTCCAGCCCGTCCGATCTCGTCCGCTTAGAAGCCCGCGCCCTTCTTCAGCTAGCCGACCGCCTTGACGGCTCGATGTCCATCCCCTTCGCTCGCGCCGTCGACCTCCTGGCCGCCTGCTGCGACTCGAAACACCGCGTCATCCTCCTCGGCGTCGGTAAGAGCGGCCTGATCGCCCGCAAGATCGCAGCGACCCTGACCTCCACGGGTACCCGCGCGCACTTTCTTCATCCCGCCGAAGCCCTCCACGGTGACCTGGGTATCATCACGCCGGGGGACCTCGCGATCGCTCTCTCAGCCAGCGGCGAAACCGAAGAACTTACGCGGCTTATCCCCGTCCTGAAGCGCCTCGAAGTCCCGTTGATCAGCTTCACCGGAGCGCTCGCCTCGACCCTTGCGACAGCCAGCAGCATCGTCCTCGACACCAGCATCACCGAAGAGGCCTGCACGCTCAACCTCGCGCCAACAGCCTCCACTACGGTCATGCTCGCTCTCGGCGACGCCCTCGCCATCGAGGTCAGCCGTCGCCGCAACTTCCAGCCGGAGGACTTCGCCAACCTCCATCCCGGAGGCCATCTCGGACGTCGCCTCGCACCTGTTCGCGACCTCATGCACTCGGGCGAAGCTCTGCCTCACGTAGGCGCGTCCACGCCAATGACCCAGGTCATCTACGAGATGTCACGCAAGAAGCTGGGCATGACGACCGTTCTCTCGGAGCCCGAATCCGGCCCGGGCAAACTCCTCGGCATCGTCAGCGACGGCGATCTTCGTCGTCTGCTCGAGCGCGAAGGTCCCCATGCCCTCGAACACACCGCCGCCGAGATCATGAACCCCAACCCCATCACCGTCGCGCAGACGACCCTCGCACCCGCCGCCCTCGCCTTGATGGAGCAGAAGAAGATTACTTCGCTCATCGTCACTGACGCAGGGACGCAGGAAGTTCTCGGAGTCGTCCATCTGCACGACATCTGGGCGTTGGAAATCCCGTAG